A stretch of the Rosa rugosa chromosome 5, drRosRugo1.1, whole genome shotgun sequence genome encodes the following:
- the LOC133710226 gene encoding major strawberry allergen Fra a 1.08-like, with amino-acid sequence MGVFTYETEFTSVIPPARLFKAFVLDADNLIPKIAPQAVKSAEILEGDGGVGTIKKINLGEGSEYSYVKHQIDGIDKENFVYSYSMIEGDAISDKIEKISYETKLVASSDGGSVIKSTSNYHTKGDVEIKEEHVKAGKERAAGLFKIIESHLLANPDAYN; translated from the coding sequence ATGGGTGTGTTCACTTATGAAACCGAGTTCACCTCTGTCATCCCCCCTGCTAGGTTGTTCAAGGCCTTTGTTCTTGATGCCGACAACCTCATCCCCAAGATTGCTCCCCAAGCAGTTAAAAGTGCCGAGATTCTTGAAGGAGATGGAGGAGTTGGAACCATCAAGAAGATCAACCTCGGGGAAGGAAGTGAATATAGCTATGTGAAGCATCAGATTGATGGAATTGACAAGGAAAACTTTGTGTACAGTTATAGTATGATTGAGGGAGATGCTATCTCAGACAAAATTGAGAAGATCTCCTATGAGACTAAGTTGGTTGCATCTTCTGATGGAGGTTCTGTCATCAAGAGCACCAGCAACTACCACACCAAGGGCGACGTCGAGATCAAGGAAGAGCATGTTAAGGCAGGAAAAGAAAGGGCTGCTGGTTTATTCAAGATTATTGAGAGCCACCTTTTGGCCAATCCTGATGCCTACAACTAA
- the LOC133707774 gene encoding major strawberry allergen Fra a 1-3-like: MGVFTYESEFNSVIPPPKLFKAFVLDADNLIPKIAPQAVKSAEIVEGDGGVGTIKKIHLGEGSEYSYVKHKIDGIDKDNFVYNYSIIEGDAIGDKIEKISYEIKLVASEGGSIIKSTSHYHTKGEVEIKEEHVKAGKERAAGLFKLIENHLVAHPEEYN; this comes from the exons ATGGGTGTCTTCACATACGAATCTGAGTTTAACTCTGTCATCCCACCACCTAAGTTGTTCAAGGCCTTTGTCCTTGATGCCGACAACCTCATCCCCAAGATTGCCCCACAAGCTGTGAAGAGTGCCGAAATTGTTGAGGGAGATGGAGGTGTTGGAACCATCAAGAAGATCCACCTTGGTGAAG GAAGTGAGTATAGCTATGTCAAGCACAAGATTGACGGAATTGACAAAGACAACTTTGTGTACAACTACAGCATAATCGAAGGAGACGCTATCGGAGACAAGATTGAGAAAATCTCCTATGAGATTAAGTTGGTGGCATCTGAGGGAGGTTccatcatcaagagcaccagTCACTACCACACCAAGGGTGAGGTCGAGATCAAGGAGGAGCATGTCAAGGCTGGAAAAGAAAGAGCCGCTGGTCTGTTCAAGCTCATTGAAAACCACCTTGTGGCCCATCCTGAGGAATACAACTAA
- the LOC133709402 gene encoding major strawberry allergen Fra a 1.05-like, which produces MGVFTYETEFISVIPPARLFKAFILDADNLIPKLAPQAVKGAEIIEGDGGVGTIKKITFGEGSQYSSVTHKIDAIDSDNFVYNYSLIEGDAISDKIEKISYETKLVASSDGGSVIKSTSNYYTKGDVEIKEEHVKAGKEKASHLFKLVEGYLLANPNEYC; this is translated from the coding sequence ATGGGTGTCTTCACTTATGAAACCGAGTTCATCTCCGTCATTCCACCAGCTAGATTGTTCAAGGCTTTTATCCTTGATGCCGACAATCTCATCCCCAAGCTTGCTCCACAAGCAGTCAAGGGTGCTGAAATCATTGAAGGAGATGGTGGTGTTGGAACCATCAAGAAGATCACCTTCGGTGAAGGCAGCCAGTACAGCTCTGTGACACACAAGATCGATGCGATTGACAGTGATAACTTTGTGTACAACTACAGTTTAATTGAAGGGGATGCTATCTCAGACAAGATTGAGAAGATCTCATATGAGACCAAGTTGGTGGCATCTTCCGATGGAGGATCCGTCATCAAGAGCACCAGTAACTACTACACCAAAGGTGATGTGGAGATCAAGGAAGAGCATGTTAAGGCTGGAAAAGAGAAGGCATCCCACCTTTTCAAGCTTGTTGAAGGCTACCTCTTGGCCAATCCTAATGAATACTGCTAA
- the LOC133709007 gene encoding major strawberry allergen Fra a 1.08-like codes for MGVFTYESEFASVIAPPRLFKAFVLDADNLIPKIAPQAVKSAEIVEGDGGVGTIKKIHLGEGSEYSYVKHQINGLDKDNFVYKYSIIEGDAIGDKVEKISDEIKLVASPSGGSIIKSKGI; via the coding sequence ATGGGCGTGTTCACTTACGAATCCGAGTTCGCCTCTGTCATTGCACCACCAAGACTGTTCAAGGCCTTTGTTCTTGATGCTGACAACCTCATCCCCAAGATTGCTCCACAGGCTGTGAAGAGTGCTGAAATTGTTGAAGGAGATGGAGGTGTTGGAACCATCAAGAAGATTCATCTTGGTGAAGGAAGCGAATACAGCTACGTGAAGCATCAGATTAATGGACTGGACAAAGACAACTTTGTTTACAAGTACAGCATCATTGAAGGTGATGCTATTGGAGACAAAGTTGAGAAAATCTCGGACGAGATTAAACTGGTGGCATCTCCAAGTGGAGGTTCTATCATCAAGAGCAAAGGGATTTAA
- the LOC133708082 gene encoding uncharacterized protein LOC133708082, which yields MSNEPRLDFPMLDSTGSDYHSWVTDVENHLTSKGILPIIQAPNPDLVFIRTSAKNAQAVILMRRHMDKALRLEYMSIKDARELWVALEERFGNVQDSLLPDLKVQWNNLRFADFKSVAEYNSEALRLQSMLRFCGQPVTEQELIEKTLSTFPVSAIVVSKQYRTEVNAGRITRFHQLINIISVAEKHDNILVRNYNSRPIGTKSVHEANYNAPKRGRKERNPNEGHEGRMGPYNRPNKEGNRKFGADTRGGNVTRGGDGRGRGHGGCAMARGGGTMGRGGGTNPPRERPQRAQRAPQLKGGNRNDECHRCGSIEHWFKQCKASEELAARYRAYRDLREQEVYLAEEEEDGGDVNLTIEDFKAEDEVHMDATDFD from the coding sequence atgtcgaatgaacctagactcgactttcccatgcttgactcaacaggctcagattaccacagttgggtaaccgatgttgagaaccatctcacttcaaagggaatattacccataatccaggcacctaacccggatcttgtgttcaTCAGAACATCTGCAAAGAatgctcaagcagttatcttgatgcgacgtcatatggacaaagcactcagattggagtatatgtcgatcaaggatgcaagagagctatgggtagcgctagaagagcgttttggcaatgtccaagattccctcctccctgacttgaaagttcaatggaacaatctgcgctttgctgacttcaagtctgttgctgaatataattcagaggcTCTTCGCTTACAATCCATGTTGCGattctgtggacaacctgtcacagagcaagagctaattgagaaaactctctccaccttccccgtctcagccattgtggtatcaaagcaataccgtacTGAGGttaatgctggacggatcacgaggtttcatcagcttatcaatatcatatctgtagctgagaaacatgataacatactcgtgagaaattataattcaaggcccattggaactaagagcgttcatgaggcgaattataatgcacccaaaagagggcgcaaggagcgaaaccctaatgaGGGACATGAAggacgtatgggtccatataaccgccctaataaggaaggaaaccgcaagtttggtgcggatacacgtggtggcaatgtcACACGTGGGGGAGATGGTCGTGGTCGTGGTCATGGTGGTTGCGCCATGGCTCGTGGTGGAGGTaccatgggtcgtggtggtggcaccaaccctcctagggaacgcccacaacgtgcacaacgtgcacctcaattaaagggaggcaaccgcaatgatgagtgtcatcgatgtggatcaattgagcattggttcaagcaatgcaaggcaagtgaggaactagctgcaagatacagggcatatagggacctgagagagcaagaagtgtaccttgcagaagaagaagaagatggtggagatgtcaatctcaccatagaggacttcaaagctgaagatgaagtgcacaTGGATGcaacagactttgattag